Genomic segment of Bos taurus isolate L1 Dominette 01449 registration number 42190680 breed Hereford chromosome 6, ARS-UCD2.0, whole genome shotgun sequence:
TCCACGTTGTAATGGTGTATTTCCCATTTCAAATGAAGCTATGTATCTTACCAAATTAATGTAAAGTCTGAACATGATACAGAGGAAATTTATGCTGTTTGTGGTCTTAGTCATGCcgttaataataaaaaatattcccTCACCAGGTTCTCAGAGGCACCGTGGCTGACTTCCCTGGATTCGATGAGCGGGCCGATGCAGAAACCCTTCGGAAGGCCATGAAAGGCCTGGGTAAATTCAGCCTTCTTTTTGTTCTAAAAAAAATGTGACACTTGTTTTTCTGAACAAAAAATCTTGTTTTACAGTAAgactaattttagaatattttgagCTGAATGTACATAGAAGGAATAGGtaattaagaacaaaaataatgacTAACCATCCCTAGTATTCAGCCTGTAGAACTGGACAGGAGTTAAATCcagcctctttatttttttagcttttcaaCTTTACCTGCACAGTAGCTGATTGAGTAAACAAGCAGACATATCTGAGGGTGATGAGATGTGTAGCCCTTTTGCTCTCAGTGTCCGATCAGATATCTGGTTCTGTAAGTGTCTTACATCCCACTGTCTTCtcttttgctgtgtgtgtgtgtgtgtgtgttttctttttctttttttgcccttTTGGAAACCTCTCACCATGGGAATTCCCACAGATAACTGCTCCCCTCGTCCTCAGGCTCCTCCTACACTAATTCCATGTGAAGGGCTCCATCTTTCTCAGTCCTGATGCTCTGACCCCAGCACTCTGCGTTCTGAACGTCTTGTGAGGTCTCCTGCTGTAGCAGGGTCAGGTGCAGGCCTTCCAGCCTTGCACGGCCTTCCCTGGCGTTCCAGCCCACTTTCTCCGCCAGCTCGCCAGCTCACATCACCGCCTGGTGTGTCCCCTGATCCAGCTGCTCTCTGGTGATGAGGAAAGATCTGCATCTTCCTACTGCTGAGCTTTCCCTGAATTCTAAAAGCCAGTTTCCCTTCTTTATATCACTGCCTGTCAAAATCTTTTCATCCTTTAAGGCTCTTTTGGGTGGGATTTACCTTTTCCAAGAAGCTTTCCCCAAAACTGTCTTCCACTACTTGTCAGCTTAGAGAACCTCCTCTGAACCCCCGTGTAACACCTGGACCTCTCCTAAGGTCCTTGTCACATtctaccttgctgctgctaagtcacttcagtcgtgtccgactcttcgagacaccatagacggcagcccaccaggctccccagtccctgggattctccaggcaagaacactggagtgggttgccatttccttctccaatgcatgcaagtgaaaagtgaaagtgaagtcgctcagtcatgcccgattcttagcgaccccatggactgcagcccaccaggctcctccatccatgggattttccaggcaagagtaccggagtggggtgccattgccttctccgacattctACCTTAGCTTgtgattatttgtattttttttccctacattgtTTGTAACTTGAAACCAGGGTCtgtatcttttctcctttctcaatATCCTGTAACTCCCAACACGTTGTGCCTTGTGAAGAAGTGTTATTTGAATAACTTTCGTTTCAAGAAAAAATAGGTGcactagtttttaaaaagtgaggaggatttttgcatctacttTATCATGTTTAGGGGTAGTATGCATTGTTGGAAATAGTAACATTTTCATATTgtaaattttgcattttaataaatggtttaataaaatattttttatgaggCAAGGAATTGAAGTGACTGGGGATCTGGTTACAAAGGTTTTTGAGAGAGGGGGCATAGGAGCCAAGGTGTAATGGTTTGAACATAATTGCAGGCACGGATGAGGAGAGCATCCTGACTCTGTTGACATCCCGCAGTAATGCTCAGCGCCAGGAGATTGCTGTGGCTTTTAAAACTCTGTTTGGCAGGGTAAGACCATACTTCCTCCCAAGGTAGAACTGTGAGAGCAGTTTATCTTTTAAGACTGGTTTGAAAATCTACTGATATTCTTTtgtaaatatcatttattttatgaTCCTGACATCCTGttccccctttttttcttttctagtttcttagTTATGAGCTGTTGGTTAAGATGCTCACCCAGCTTACCTTCATGTGATTGATTTTCCTTGTTTGACACCATAAGTCGCTGAAAGATCTCATGGTGCTAACAGCCCTCTTCCCTTCTGTGTTTCACACTCAGGATTGTTGTATTATCTCCCAGGTGTAAACCTGTATTGCAGCATGTTTTGTTATGACGCAGTCACAGTCTGGTTCCGTTGGAGTGATGTTTTAATAAGTGATTTTTAATTCATTGGTTTAAATATTCTTATTTGATTAACAACTCAAAGTAAAAACTAAATTTGTTACTAAGTGAATTAGTACAGACATGAAAAGCTGAATGTACTTTTGTTATTCTGACAATTTTTGTTCATTATttcaagaaacaaataaaaaggggaaaaaaaagaaagtattttaaacaCAAGTTCTGGTTGCCTGTGTACTGAAACTGAAATGGATGCAAAATACTGCTTTTATCTTCGAAATTACACAGACAAGTTCCCCATAATAGCAACTGTCCTGCAGTAGTCAGGGGCATAGTAATGAACATATCTGTTATGTCCTGGAATACATAATCTGTTGTGTTTTAGAATGTATTCTGTATTAGAACACAGTATGTTTTGTATTATACTATTATTGAtatggagagaagagaaaacattGTTTTGTTTAGATTCGATAGGCCAAATTTTGTTCCTTGTAAAAATGCATTTatgattttttgggggggtattttttttttttgcaatagacATGCTTCTcagaacagtatttttaaaatatttttagcttactttaaaaatagtcagtttttaaaatctctgaaAGTAAGAAAAACATCTTAAAAACAAATACCTTGACACATGAGTGTCTTTACTTTGCCCAAGTGGTAGGTTAGATTTCAAAAGTACAGCTGGCAAAGCTATAGGGTATTGTTTAGCTCATGCATCTTACTTGGAGATAGCAACATAAAGAATTCATTAGCACAAAGGGTTGTCGTTCCTGTTTAAGAAGAATCTCCTTAAAGTTTCTACCTGGTTCACAACTTTATATTTTCTGTCTACTAGGACCTTCTGGATGACCTGAAATCAGAACTGactggaaaatttgaaaaattaatcgTGGCTCTGATGAAACCCTCTCGGCTTTATGATGCCTATGAACTGAAGCATGCTCTTAAGGTAAAAAGATGAGTGCAAGGAATATTCTTGTCATGAATAATATTATTTTGTGTTGGTAATTACTTGATGGTGTTTTTTATATTAAACTGATTTCACTGAGGGTTTCTTGAAGGACAGAATTGTAGGAGGCAataagaaaaggagggaaaacaaTGATAAGTGTGTTATTTAACCCTTTTGTATAGTTAACTcaataagtgtttttttttttttaaatttttaatatattttacagacttttatgttttatttcatgCTTGTTTCCTAATTTTGAGATATGTTTTGAAAACGTTACAGATTAGTTATTCAGTCCTTTAGTTTGGAAAGTTACCTGATTAGGAAACAATATTGTCAATAGTTTTAGCTAAGATGAAGTTTTGAAGAGAACTTTGGAACTTTGAGATAAGAAAGATTTTCTAGTACCCTTTTGTACTTTTCTGTACTTCTGAATACTAAAGTGAAGCAGCTGGTAAGCTTGATATAATTTCATTGTAGCAAGtaactttttaaatgtatattcccTTGCCTGGTGTTTGGAATGTTGTATAAAATATGACTACATTGAATAATTTGTTTAGGTTTATGGGACTGGAAGTAACTCAGCCCTTAGTGTCTAGGTTTTGCATGAGCAAACTGAAATTAACAACTAGATCATCATGTAGCTCAGGTGGAGGGAAGAGAGGGCTTGTCAAGTTAGAACATTTCTATGCTGCTTCATTTTCTTACAGTGATTCTCTGGaataaagaaaatcttttttcAGCCTTCTGAAATGTTAGTAGTAGCTAAAATTTTGCCAGAACATAAACGtagttttttttcagtgtttcatttttggtaaagaaacagaaatataaagaaatcaaGTCTTCAGTATGTtaccttttaaaattaagttcAGCTGTGTCATTGCTTGTATCTTCTAGTTTAGCAATGTAGATAAGACTTTTGTCAGGAAGGAAAACAAACTACAATTACTTTTCAAAACTACAGACAGCAAGTGCCACTTCCTTTATAGTGACCCAATAACTGATTCCTAATAACTAAGCCATGCTACATTTATTGTTACTTTCATTATAGAGTTTCCCTGTGATCCATAGAGCACTTAATTTGAGGGCAGAGTTGCTTATCTTTTGAGGTACATATGATATAAGTATCAGTGTTCGTCTGTGtaaatttatgtaaatttttcattttaatattttactatttttattatttcctgtttcattaaaatgtttcatttttaaactatttagaaTTAAACTGATAAAATTACAAATTTATGTGATCTGTTGTATATTAGGTATAAACATAACATacagtaaacattttttattagacaaaaaatgataaaattgtctttagaaagaaaatatgaaattttgtatttctataacTAATAGAACTCATATACAAGAAGTGAATGTTATATTGGataatatttctgtatatttgaaattttaataacAGCTATTCTAAgaaaatccttttctttttaatcttattagcatttttttttctataaaaaaataaatctccaaACAGGGAGCTGGGACAGATGAAAAAGTCCTGACAGAAATTATTGCGTCAAGGACACCTGAAGAACTGAGAGCCATAGAACAAGTGTATGAAGAAGGTAAATGTTTCGAATTATATTTCCCTTCATTTCTACTGTCACTGTTCCATTTCTCTAAAGTGAATGCAGTTCTTTAGCGTTCCAGGAGGTAGACCATGCACAAatggatgagtgagtgaatgagtaaacagataagcaacagtTCAGAGTGGTTTCTTTTTCAGGAGGAAAAGACTGCCTTTTTTCTGTACCTGTAACTATTCTAGTATTTGTAAGAACCTTCTGATGAGGATGGAGCTTATTTTCACACAGGATTTACAGTCAGTGTAGGAATATACAGGTTGTCTCTTTTACACTAAATTTAAGCTGTAAGTGGTCCTTCTTCCTTAAAAATATTGCTTTATGTTAGTAGAagttatggagaaggcaaggcaccccactccagtactcttgcctggaaaatcctatgggtggaggagcctggtaggctgcagtccacgtggtcgctaagagtcagacacaactgagcgacttcactttcagttttcactttcatgcattggagaaggaaatggcaacccactccagtgttcttgcctggagaatcccagggacgcaggagcctggtgggctggtgtctatggggtcgcacagagttggacacgactgaagcgacttagtagtagtagtagaagtTAAAAGTTACTGAAAAGGAAACCTCGCCCAAATCAGAGGTGATAATGTCTGAGTACATGAACGTTGTTTTAGCTAAGCACAGTACTTGACTACTCTGcattttgacttttctttttggtgtattttttttttaaataaatttttgggtgtgtgttgaaaaaaaaaaatctttgatttgATCTGAAGCATATCCTGTTAATGGAACCAAAAGAATGTAATGAAAGGTAGAAGTAGAGAGTTCTTTTCTCATCAGATTTTCCGTAGAGGACTCTGCCCTCTGCCTGGCTGAGGAGGATCAGACCATCCAGGCTGTCAGCTCAGTCAGTAGGCCGCCAAGCCTAGTGCCTGCAGCTTGGAAAACAGGTCCCTGTCTCACCATTAGTTTGTTCATCTTAGAAATGACACTGGAACCCAGCTAATTAGAACTGTGAAATCTGTGGCAACTAAATAATGACCTTTTGAAGTGCTGGgtctttctttcctgttcctgTTTTTATCGTTGGATAGGTCCAAGCCACTAAAGCAAAGGGGCTATATGTATCTCAGCTGCAGCTGATCACTGTTGATTCTTACCTGGTATAATATTCAGATATCTCTTTGCGGGATGTTGACACTGGTGAGTGAGCCTTTGTACTGCTGGATGGCAGATGCGGTGCCCTAAGAGCATAGTAACTGTGTGTGGTCTGTCCATTCTCTGTGTTCGTATGCACTAGCTCTGTGTCCAGCAGTGTACTGGCTGTCATGAAGGATGCAAAAGATGCTCCTGTCCTCAAGAAGTTTGCAGTCTGTTTAGGGGTTAGAAAAACTTCAAGAGTTACAGGCTAGTAAAGTTCAAAATGTGTTGAATGCAAGAATTCACTCAGAGAAGAGAAGTCATTGTGGCTTTGGGTGTTAAGGGAGGTTTCACGGTGCAGTCGGACACTGAGCCAGGGTTTGCAGGCGGGATAGGCTTTGCGTGGGTGAAGTGGGCATTTTCGGTCCCGTGCACCCTctgagtgctgtgctgtgctgtggagACAGGGTTGAGGGACAGAGAGAACCTGACTGGTGGGGGGATATGTACGTCCACTGTGGAGATAGGCTAAACGGAACAGCTGCAGTCAGCCTCTGTTACAGGTGTTCTCGTACGGCTAGAGTAGAAGCTTGAGCTTGCTTCAAAGGCGCTGTAAGCTCCTGAGTGGATGGTGGGGTGACAAAAGGGACAATTGAGGGAGGggggagacttaagagactgatTAGGTAGCCGTATTAGGGGAGGTAAGCTGGCCAGTTGTGGCTCAGCCTAGGTTGGTGGGAGGTATGAGGCAAATACATCgaaagaggagaaatatttaaaagcatcTGATGGTTGATTATATATGTATAGGTGTTGGAgtaaaggaaggaataaaaaattcCTTCAAAGTTTTTGTATTTGAGCAACTGATTGAAATAGATATATATCTCTTTTGTACTTCTAGAAGTAGAAGTTTCAAGCTTTTAAAGTTTGTCTCCTTTCAAATAATGAAGTATTTAAATGCCTTGGAGTAACACCTTcagtgggctcagtggtaaagcatctgcctgccaatgcaggagatgcaggtctgatccctgggttgggaagatcccccggagaaggaagtggcaacctactccagtattcttgcctggagaattccatggacagaggagcctggtgcggtATCGTCCATGAGATCACGGAAGACACCATTAGCGACAGACTTTCACTTCAGTACCTTCAGTAGCTGTTCCTTTAATAGTAGCTGGTAGAGAGACAGTGAAAGGTGCCTCTAGACTTGTGCAAATCCTGGTTCTCCCCTTTGCTGTGGTTTTATGTTGAACAGCTGGAAATAGAGGGGGGAAAGACATGTTTAAAAATATCCCTGCTGTCTCTAAGAAATAACTCTGTTGTAGAGGAGAAATATCTTGTTAGGAAAAGGCCattccccaaaggaaaaaaactcaGAATATTAGAGTTTATTAGACCTTAGGAGATGAATCatgtaaaatatttgaaaggaaagcaaagcaaaaatttgaagttaagattgattatattttagaGGCTTTCCAGCACCATCTGGTATCTACAGATGAATAACTGCATTGGTTGAGAGCATTTCTTAAAAGACTAAGTCATGATTTAGGTTTGAACCAAATGCTTTTGGGAGACTGTTTTCATCCAGCCTCTCACTCAAAGCATTTACCCTTCAGTCTATAGAGCACTCAGAGAAGGATAAACTATTACGCTAATCAAATGTTTCTTCTTCCATGTCTCTTCCATTTGATTCACGTGGCAAGATACCCTTTTCTAGTTGACAGAAGCTGTAAATAAGTGACATTATTCTGTTGCAGAGTATGGCTCGAGCCTGGAAGATGATGTGGTGGGGGATACTTCAGGGTACTACCAGAGGATGTTGGTGGTCCTCCTTCAGGTATTGGCTAGAGACTGTTTGTGGTTTGACTAAAAATCTAAAGCTGGACCAGTCAGAAACTGGTTAAGTAAGGCCACTTAAAATTCTTGTAATTATTTCTGGTACTTGCTTGATTCTGGCTGTGTGGTgccagtgtgtgtttgtgtttcagCATATCTGACCTGAATTCTTAATAGCTAACTCATagttgctccttttttttttaataccactaTCCTCTTTTATTCATAGATTTTAAAACCAAAAGGGTTAGGTTGGTTTTGAACAGTGCTTGTGTGATAACCTAAAATATTGCAGAATTGGTAAGATCTTAATAAAAGCATATTATTCCTAAGAGAAAAAGCTTTATGTGCATAACTCTCTGGTGGAACTGTTGTTTTTTTTGAATGAAAATGCTCACGTTATCCAATAATGTGACATATCTCTTCTAGGCTAATAGAGACCCTGACGCTAGAATTGATGAAGCACAGGTTGAACAAGATGCTCAGGTAAGTGGGACTTAGGTGATGACTTTACtatgacagaaatgaaaagaaaaccatgCTAATGGAAAACCATGACATCTTATAATAGCATCTAAAAGTAACCTAATGGGTTATTTACAAATCACAAGACACATGTAAGTCAATGTCGCTCATTTTGATCTGGACAACAAGATATTTTATCCCAaagctgaaacagaaaaaaataaattgcatatAAATATTGAATTCCACCTGGATGTGTTACTTTTCTTTAGATTATGGAACACACCCCAAATAGAGAATTTTACAGGAAAACCAGGTGTTATGAATGCTACTGGCAATGTGGCAGTcagtttcttggcaggaaaagacaaagaaaaaataaagtattttagtAATACATGGTGTTTTATTACATAAGAAATGACACATTATTGTAGTATTTGAAGATTCCATCTCCTTTTCCTTGATAGAATTATAAATAGAATTGTCCTTTTGTCAGTTGCTCTTCAGCAACTCCCTAATGACATTTTTGTAGCTAAGTTGCTTTTAAATCCCATTATAGTCTGAATGTGGTTTGTAAAGTAGTCAAATGTAGGAAATAAGTGTTGCGAAATTTGAAACATGAGACCTGAAAACTGGAAAATGTTAACAAAGGAATTACTTGGGTTCCCAGAGGCAGATACCCTAGTCCTGTCTCTCCGGTCACGTTTCCCACATAGGCTAACCTCGGAGATAGTGTGGGTTTGGTTCTGGACCACCACCCGAAAGTGACTATCAGAATAAAGCAAGTGACAGAAATTGTCCTGGTttctcagtgcatataaaagttatgtttacacgaTACTTCAGTAACTGTGCAGtagcattatatctaaaaacAGTGTATCTCCCTTAAATGAACAGTGCTTGAGCtcagttgcaaagttgtgtccagctcGTTTCAaaccgatggactgtagcccaccaggctcctctgtccatgggattctccagacaaaaatactggagtgggttgccgttcccttctccaggggatcttctcaacccagggattgaatctgtgtttcc
This window contains:
- the ANXA5 gene encoding annexin A5 (The RefSeq protein has 1 substitution compared to this genomic sequence), with protein sequence MAQVLRGTVADFPGFDERADAETLRKAMKGLGTDEESILTLLTSRSNAQRQEIAVAFKTLFGRDLLDDLKSELTGKFEKLIVALMKPSRLYDAYELKHALKGAGTDEKVLTEIIASRTPEELRAIKQVYEEEYGSSLEDDVVGDTSGYYQRMLVVLLQANRDPDARIDEAQVEQDAQALFQAGELKWGTDEEKFITIFGTRSVSHLRRVFDKYMTISGFQIEETIDRETSGNLEQLLLAVVKSIRSIPAYLAETLYYAMKGAGTDDHTLIRVVVSRSEIDLYNIRKEFRKNFGTSLYSMIKGDTSGDYKKALLLLCGGEDD
- the ANXA5 gene encoding annexin A5 isoform X1, with translation MKGLGTDEESILTLLTSRSNAQRQEIAVAFKTLFGRDLLDDLKSELTGKFEKLIVALMKPSRLYDAYELKHALKGAGTDEKVLTEIIASRTPEELRAIEQVYEEEYGSSLEDDVVGDTSGYYQRMLVVLLQANRDPDARIDEAQVEQDAQALFQAGELKWGTDEEKFITIFGTRSVSHLRRVFDKYMTISGFQIEETIDRETSGNLEQLLLAVVKSIRSIPAYLAETLYYAMKGAGTDDHTLIRVVVSRSEIDLYNIRKEFRKNFGTSLYSMIKGDTSGDYKKALLLLCGGEDD